In Lolium rigidum isolate FL_2022 chromosome 7, APGP_CSIRO_Lrig_0.1, whole genome shotgun sequence, the DNA window TACTATGCCCAAGGGGTTCTATTACGAAACTCAGATTCTATCCTGGGTAATCCAATGTTTTTTTTGTATGCATACATCACATATACCATCATTTTGGTGTGTCGTTATTGCACCAATTACCTGATTTTTATTTGTGATCTTTATTATTCATATGATGAAACAATAATTTCTTACTATTACAGGTTTTCAGTTATGATGGTATTCATTCCCCTGATTGCGTGGCTGTGACAGCTGCTGGTATAGCCATGTAGGTCTAATGGAAACTATCACAATAATCTAGTGATTTTTCATGTGTTTTGACTAAAATAACTATATTGTAGTTGCTTGTATTTATCACGAACCTATCTCTGCAGGGCACTCTCTGAAGTTCCAAATAAACAAACAATTGCTGGCGTAAGAATCGGTATGATCAACGACCAGTTTGTGGTTAACCCAACCACTGAACAAATGGAGGACTCGGAGTTGGACTTGATGATGGCTGGGACCGATAGTGCTATATTGATGATAGAGGTCTGTGCTCAACTTTTATTCGCAGTTGCACATATAGTTTCCCCAGACCGTTTCGTCTGAAGAAACATATGTTCaccttttttttgtgtgtttggtTATCAGTATATAAGTCTTCTAGATTTTCTTGATAGTTATGTATATTGATTTTCTGGAGATGAGAAGTTGACATAGTTTTATCACTGATCTAGCATGTAAAGTTACCAGATCTAAGCTTTACTGGTATAAGCCACACTGCTTTTATTTTGGCAATAAACCGCTCGTAGCTATTGGCAAGCCTTGTTTGGTTGGCACCAAATTTTTTCCTACACTTAAAGGTAGGTCAATTTGGGTGGACCAGGCTGTAGGTTCTTGTTTTGTCTTTCCGGGCAAATATGGGTAGCATATCATATCCTTTATATGGTTTTTTAATACTTTAAGTATGCTTCTCTGCCCTTGATTCGAAAGATAGGTTAATTTAGGTGAACCAAGTTGTCTGTTGGTGATAGTTCAGTTATTGATTCTTTCACCCTCCTAGTTATTATTTTCTGTCAATGGCACCTCTTGTTTTTCTGAGTTCTGACTAGTTCTTAGTAGGGATTCTGTGATTTTCTCACTGAGGAGAAGCTGCTTCAAGCCGTGGAAACAGGACAGGTTAGCTTATAACGTCTCGTTATGCTCTGCTTGTAGATTTATTTTTTTGCTATCCATAGTGCAGTTTCACAAATTATAGTCCATCTGATTGCAAGATGCTAGTGCTTAGCAGTTAATAGTCTAGTCaaccaaaaacaacaacaaatcaGCAAGTTTTTGCcaaatatttgatttttttttctgtacAAACGCTTGCTGTTAGCTTTTGAAATTAGGGATCTGTGGTCCCTCTAATTAGTTTAATTTTAAGGGCAAGGACCTTTTATAGTACCTTCAAATGGAAGGAAAGTGAACCCTAAACATCAAGTTACTGAAATTTCCTCCAATGAGAGACCCAGGAGTTTATTCGTTTGGAAGCATTTTTACAAGCTCTGTTCTCAACCGATTATTTATattgcacttttttttttgctttagttACTTGCTCAGCTGATGTGATAAGCCATCACTTCTTTTCATCCAGCTGTACAATAAATACTTTTTTCTGTCCAAGACATGCggcttttactttgtttatcttCTCAGAGCTCCTTTTTGactttggttatattatatgtgttTCTTGTTTTGTGATTCTAATTCAAGTAAAAATCAGGAGGCAATTCGAGAAATCTGCAAGGCAATTGATGTTCTTGTCAAGACCTGTGGGAAGAAGAAAATGGTTGAGGCTATCAATTTACCACCCCCTGAACTCTACAGGCATGTTGAAGTATGAACACACTGCAGCCCTTATTTAATCGACTGTATACTTTTCTAACTTTTGATAGGCCTATGTAACAGTTTCAAGTTCTTAATAGTCTTATAGTAAGTGAAAACAGCAATCATGCTATTGTTTTTAATTTTTGTTGTGAGCAGCGAGCAGTTGCTGCCTTGCTGTGACTAAAGATCTCAAATACCGGTCCTTTTCTATCCTACTTCCGGGCATGTTTTGTCATTTTATTTCAGTAGTATATTGGCCACTCTTTGATATTAATTTATCAGTATCGCTGTTCTCACATGTTCTTTGTATAGGTGGTCAAATGGTCAGGTGGACTGAGAGGGTTTTCATGGTGTCCAGATCTTACATTACATATGTCCGTTTCAATAGTTTACCTTATACTAGGCTATGTGTGTATCTCCTTGCTTGTCTCTTCTGGGTCTTATCTGTTCAAGTTGTTAAGCCTTCCAAGGATGCCGgtgctaaatttaatggcggtAAAAATGCTTGTTCTAGTAATATTTGAACACCAACAGAGTTAACTACCAGCTGGAAGAAATATAattgatagaaatagaacatgccTTCTACTCCCAAGACAGCATTTTGCATTGTTATTTAATCCACTCCCTTTTCTTAAAAAAATCAAGCAAAGTGTATCGTACTTTACTTCTTTTCTGTACTCTCATTGCTAATTTAAAGTGCTAATATTTTCCAGGATATCTCTGGAGACGAGTTAGTGAAGGCAttgcaaataaaacaaaaaattcctcgaAGAAAAACTCTTTCAGCACTGGAGGAGAAAGTAATAACTATACTGTCAGAACAAGGCTATGTGTCCAAAGATGAGTCATCTGGACCCATTGAAAATTTAGCTGATATtgttgaggaggaagatgaggacgaAATTATAGAggatggtgaagtggatgaaggtgATGTTCACATCAAGCCAGTCTCAAGGAAGCCCCACCGTCAGGTGATGATCATTATTTTGTTCTCACTCAATATGTGGTTTTGTGACTCAAGttctatttgtttttatttgtgACACTGTTTTTAGCTTAGCATCTCATGCACAATTTTCATACGCTGCTTTCACTGATCGACTGTTTCTTCTATGTAGTTATTCTCAGAAGTTGATGTCAAGCTAGTCTTCAAGGAAGTATCATCCAAATATTTGCGAAGGCGGATTGTAGAGGTATTTAATTTTCCTTATCATCTGAAGGTCATAGCCGCTAATATTTTCTATTGACCTAAATGTTAGTGCTACCATATTTCGTTTTATCTATTAGAGCATTTTTTGGGTAGGAAGTTTTCATGTGCATACTACCTGTTCGTAACTTTGAAATACTGCAGTGCATCATACTCCGGAAAATTAGTCACGGTGAATGATCAGATAGAAAGCATGCTACTCTTGAAAGTTAAGACTATGTAATGTCAAGATAGTAAGAAATACAGTGTGCACAGTACTATTGCTACTGCATAAGAATCAGAAAATCAGATAGAGAGTGTTATACTTCTAGTTACAAGGGCTAACTTTCTTGCAATGTTACATTTGGGCCACTAAGATGATTCATCACCCTTGAAAATGATTACATGAATGTTGTGTTGATAGGAGGCACCATCGTTAATTGTTATGGCAAACTGGTTTAGTTGCATAACACTAGTAGAGGACTGTCTCTGTAAAGAATATGGCTGCCCCACCACACAGCAGTGAGCACGTGCAGCAATGCCTGCCTGCATGGTCTCTATTAGTTAACAGTTGCAGGGTTTAGTTTATGGAGTGCATTACCTTGTAAAACTTTTCCTAGGACCAATAGACTTCCTACTTAAATTTATCTTCCTGTGGTTTATGCTACTATTATTAATGTCTTTCATGAATGTTGCTCAAACTTTAGGGTGGAAAGCGAAGTGATGGACGGAGTCCTTGTGAGCTTCGGCCTATTAATTCTCAATGTAGATTACTTCCACGGGCACATGGCAGTGCACTGTTCACAAGGGGAGAAACACAGGTAAGGTAATACACTTCATTTGGCAGTCTATAGCCAGGACTTGAACTCGAGACcttaggctctgataccacgtaatgcttcatgcactagccaacacaaccaaaagtccgaactggtgGAAAGGGCTAGGTCATCCACATATACAGTTCAACACAGCTGACATTCCTCACAACATAACctttatcattttttttcttgCATATCATGGTGTTATTGTCTCACTACTAAACGTGTTTGATCCCTCCTCTTTTAGCAATATTGCATGTGCATTCATTTGTATATTTCTCAGAACCACAATTTGGTTTGTTGTTGCAGTCAATACTTGTTGACACCTATGTAGATCTAATATATTCTGAGTAGTAATTTCGACTTATGTACAATTTTTTGCAATTGTGATGCAAAAGTGCACAAATACTCATCACCCTAATCACCATTGCACAAGAGTAGCTGCACATGTCTACTGTTTTCTCTTCAAGCAGAGACAGTTTCTACTTGAGTTAAACACATTACATCTACAATCCATATGTTCTTAACATTTCTCATTTAATCATGCAGGCACTGGCCGTGGTCACTTTAGGTGACTATCAGATGGCTCAAAGAATTGATACCCTTGTTGACACCGAGGAATCAAAAAGTTTCTATCTTCAGGTACATGGTAGAAATGTTGGTTGATGATATATCATCTTGCTTTGTCAGTTTCCCATCTCTAAAGGTCAAAAGTCTTCATCCATTGTTTCTTATATAGTTTCACTGATGAAAAATGACTTTTGCAGTTCTCTGTTGGGATTTAGATAGTTCCATTTACTAGGGCAGTTCTTTCAACTAGTCAATATATTTGGATCTGGTAAATGTAGATCTATTAACTAGCTTTTATCATATGGTAAAGAGTGAAAATAATATAGTTGTATATTAGTCGTATTTGAAGTACGATGTAAAGTTGTGAAGATACTGGTACTACTTCCTAGTTTAATCAGTTCTTTTCTGAATACTATATTGCTCTCATGGTTTATAACAAATGCACCGAGTCTGTTCAACTGGAGAAAACCAAGGATTGGTGCCACTGCCAGGTTCTTTCTGGTTCAGCTGATGGAGTTCTTTTCTGTAAAAACAAGAGAAATATTAGTATGGAAAAGTCCCTGTCATAAGAGTCGAGTTTGGGACACCCCACTTATCCAATATGGTTCCAGCAGGTGCTTTTCAGTGATTTGCTCAGTATTGTAGGCAATAAGTATTAATATTAAAATACCGTGCAGTGAGCTGTTCCAAGACAGTTGTATGCATGTCTTACATACCATGAGATGAATTGACCGGTTCGTTTATTGTGTTGCAGACTGCTGTATGCATACATCCCATGAGTACACTTTTTTAGTTAATTGTTGTGTTAAATACTGCAGTACACATTCCCGCCATCATCTGTTGGTGAAGTTGGTCGAACTGGAGCACCTAATAGGAGAGAGATAGGTCATGGTATGCTTGCAGAAAGGGCGCTGGAACCGATTTTACCTTCAGAAAAGGATTTTCCGTACACCATTCGTGTGGAGAGTACTATCACTGAAAGTAATGGCTCATCTAGGTAATGACCATTTCATGCTTTCTTCCATTATTGTTTGCACATTTTTCCATTGACGAAGGTTTAATAGAGTTGACACTTAATGTAGTACCGCCATGTTCTCTTTAAATTACTATTACTATCATGTGTACTGTTACTTGTCACCTCCCTATTGGACTTGTTATAATATAGATCCTGCCACAGGTCAGGTGCACAAATTTATTACCCTTTTGTGCAGGCTGCAGGATAGCCTGATCTTTTACTCAATGTTCCTCATAAGAGCAGAACATCATTTTTCTTGCATGTAGTATATCCTGCACTGTATTTTTTACTCCTAAATTGTCAAGATATCTCTGGTAATATGTTTCTGTTATATTTCACCAGCATGGCTTCTGTCTGTGGAGGTTGTTTAGCACTTCAAGATGCTGGTGTTCCAATAAAGTTCCCTGTAGCTGGAATAGCAATGGGCTTGGTTCTTGACACTCAGGAATTCGGTGGAGACGGTACACCACTTATTCTTTCTGATATTACTGGATCTGAAGATGCCTCTGGTGACATGGATTTCAAGGTGTAACATGTATTCTACCCTAGTTTGTTTTTCCTCATATAAATGCAGTAGCATGGTTAATGGTTGATTCCTTTTGAATCTTTTAATTTGTTTACCAGTCCACTCCTCTTTCAGGTTGCCGGTAATGAACATGGTATTTCTGCTTTCCAAATGGACATCAAGGTTGTAATTACTAACGTCTAGATGAACCAACATTTGTCTTGTAATATGCTATTAGGTGGCATAAAATCAACGATGAAGTCATCTGTGTGCATGTTATGCTGTGGCAGGTGGTGGGAATAACTCTACCTGTAATGGAACAAGCACTTCGTCAAGCTAGAGATGGTAGAAAGCATATTCTAAGTAAGTCTGTAGTCTGCGCTTGACCTTCAATCTTGCTTTATTATTTGTGTATACTATGCTCGAAATTTCTAACCCAGCTTCATGATACTTGTGACAGATACCAGCGAACCTACGATACATTGTAACTAAACTGCAAGTCATAATATTAAGCAAAGAAAATGTAAATTATAACGACTCACCAAAGTTGTACCGTGAGGCCTGAGCATTTTAATCTGTTGGTGTGGCGTATAAACATCAAAATCAACTTATATTTTGTGTTAGTTTTGGATGAGGAATATGCCGTGCATATCTTTTTCAGATGGATCACCTTAGGTGACATCATTTGTGAAGGTAGCtactaaataaaatgcgagaggccTATTAAAAAACTTCCAATAGTAACATGATTGAAGCCTTCTTGGATAACAAATTCTCTATTCTTATGCAATTATGGTGAAAATGCCATTTGTACTCCAATTTTCAAATGGATTTCGGGTATTTGATCTGATGTTACATTTCACTGTCTTCAGATGAAATGTCAAAATGTTCACCCCCACCAGCTAAAGCACTGTCTCCCTATGCTCCCGTAATACATATTATGAAGGTTGGTATATTGTTTGTGAAACGTGGTGATTTTTGTATTTTCTTGCAACTGTAATTTAAACTTGTCTGGAATTGTTCTTATGCAAGGTCAAACCTAACAAGGTGAGTCTAATAATTGGTTCTGGTGGAAGGACAATAAAAAGCATAATTGAGGAGACTGGAGTATATGGTATTGATGCCCGAGATGATGGCACGGTAAGGAGAACTTAGTGATAACCTTTGAAGTTTTCAAAGTACAACCTGACATTCTTTTGGCAGGTAAAAATTACTGCAAGGGACATAGAAAGCTTAGAGAAGTCAAAAACTATAATAGCTAATCTTACCATGGTTCCAAAAGTTGGAGAAATTTTCAGGTGTCCATTTGTTTTATCCCTCGGTTTTTTATGTGCATATGATATATTCATATTGTAGTATTGCTTCCTGTAGATTTAGTTAAGCACTCGCTTTTAACTGAACATTTCCGGGATTTAGCTAATGAAAACTCTTGAAAATTCAATTGCAGGAACTGTGAGATCAAAACAATTGCTCCATACGGAGCTTTTGTGGAAATTGCACCTGGGCGTGAGGTGAGCAGCTACCAAAACTAACTTTATTAATTCCAATGTTAACATATTTATTGCACTTCCATATTACAAAAGAAGTGATGCTACTTCTAATTGACAAATCCGCGTGGCCTCATTGGGCCTCTAACGATTCGGCTAGTAGTTTCCGTACACAAAGTTATCTCCTGTTAATTTTGATTATCTTGCTGCCGTAATCGTATCCTTAACTCAATGTGCAGGGTTTATGTCATATCAGCGAGTTAAGTTCGAGTTGGTTGGCCAAGGCTGAGGATGTGAGAAaatatttgtttgtttgttttgatTCCTCTTGTGTGTTAAAGTTGACCAACTCGTTGTTCTTCTTTTCAGGCTTATAAAGTTGGCGATCGTATTGATGTTAAGCTTATTGAGGTTTGTAGTTCTGTTTGAAGTGTAAACTCAACATGAATGCTAAGTAAAACCGGGAAAAGTTGTACCTTTGGTATATGCTGCTGGTACATATAGATGGTGGATCAATGGTTGCCAAAGGGCCACATATTGCTGAAACTTTCAACCGGTGCATGATTTCACTGGTTTTAATCTTGTCAAGTTATAGAGTACTGTTGCTGGCGATAATTTTAGCTGGTGGCATCCTATATTGTATAGTAACTGTCCTCTCATTTTTTCAATTTCCCATCTAGCAAGCAAGATAGTTAGCAATTGCTATAGGTCTTTATAATGCTTAGGCTATACTATTCCTAATTCTACCACTTCAAATACCATTTGGTAAATTTATCTGCTTACATTTTGATCATCTCTGCTTTCTGAATGTCTATTTTCTGAACTTTCTAAACCAGATAAATGACAAGGGTCAACTTCGACTAAGTTGCAAAGCCTTGCTTCCTGATGCAAACCAAGAACCAGGCAGCAACAAGCCGCAAACGAGTGGTCCGACGAAAGAAAAGATAGTGTACAAAGATGATATCATTAAGGTGACCACAAGAAGATCCAGACGCAAGAAAGAAGGTGAGCCGTCTGCAGCTGAAAATGCCACATCAAAGACCCTTGAAAACAGCACAGCCGAAAATGCCTAAGGGGTTTCACAAGACAGCTAGATGGTAAAGAAACAGGGCGACACAAGCAACATGCGGCTTCATCACTCGGATTGCCTGAGAAGACTAGGCCACTTACTAGGACTGCAACAACATCCACTAACTAGGATTTCAACAACATTCAGTGACTGTGTGGCTGGTAAAGAAACATGGCAATGCTGGCTAAGCAGATAACCCACTCTAAATTGGATTCCTACAAAAGGGGAATTGTTGATATGTTCAAGTCTTCTTGCCCTATGATGTGCCAAACGAAGATGCCACAGTAGATTCAGGTTGCTGCTTCAACATGCAACATTTTGACTGGGTTGCACATCCTGCATTTTTTCGACCAAGGTCGTAGTGCAGCAAGGAGTGCCTACAGTGGTTTTGATTCATTACCTTTAGCACGAACATGGTAGAATG includes these proteins:
- the LOC124672372 gene encoding probable polyribonucleotide nucleotidyltransferase 1, chloroplastic → MLASPATLRHLLLPAPPHLAFALPNPAPPLLHAWLPISRLAPPRVAHASSRRPRRRDGRARAVAAAGEEAAAPAEEASSSAPAKFSVKIPVGDRHILVETGQIGRQASASVMVTDGETIVYCSVCMADTPSDPSDFFPMSVHYQERLSAAGRTSGGFFKREGRAKDHEVLVCRLIDRPLRPTMPKGFYYETQILSWVFSYDGIHSPDCVAVTAAGIAMALSEVPNKQTIAGVRIGMINDQFVVNPTTEQMEDSELDLMMAGTDSAILMIEGFCDFLTEEKLLQAVETGQEAIREICKAIDVLVKTCGKKKMVEAINLPPPELYRHVEDISGDELVKALQIKQKIPRRKTLSALEEKVITILSEQGYVSKDESSGPIENLADIVEEEDEDEIIEDGEVDEGDVHIKPVSRKPHRQLFSEVDVKLVFKEVSSKYLRRRIVEGGKRSDGRSPCELRPINSQCRLLPRAHGSALFTRGETQALAVVTLGDYQMAQRIDTLVDTEESKSFYLQYTFPPSSVGEVGRTGAPNRREIGHGMLAERALEPILPSEKDFPYTIRVESTITESNGSSSMASVCGGCLALQDAGVPIKFPVAGIAMGLVLDTQEFGGDGTPLILSDITGSEDASGDMDFKVAGNEHGISAFQMDIKVVGITLPVMEQALRQARDGRKHILNEMSKCSPPPAKALSPYAPVIHIMKVKPNKVSLIIGSGGRTIKSIIEETGVYGIDARDDGTVKITARDIESLEKSKTIIANLTMVPKVGEIFRNCEIKTIAPYGAFVEIAPGREGLCHISELSSSWLAKAEDAYKVGDRIDVKLIEINDKGQLRLSCKALLPDANQEPGSNKPQTSGPTKEKIVYKDDIIKVTTRRSRRKKEGEPSAAENATSKTLENSTAENA